The Thiogranum longum genome includes a region encoding these proteins:
- the glcE gene encoding glycolate oxidase subunit GlcE produces MTNTDLTETFCEQIRDAEEKGTPLAITGGGSKMFYGRRPDINAISLDTTRHCGIISYEPSELVIQARSGTPLRDIETRLSDNNQMLAFEPPHFSENATLGGTIACGLSGPRRPYHGAARDFVLGTRVINGKGEPLHFGGQVMKNVAGYDVSRLMAGSLGTLGLIAEVSLKVLPRPACEYTLKQVCNQAEALRRFADWSGRPLPLSAACWYEDHLYLRLSGNEDGLRHAQHRLGDSLLESLPDWWDNLRDHKHPFFNRPDPLWRLSVPPATPPLAVKGDWFIDWGGAQRWLYSNDNPEQIRRLVTSIGGHATLFRNATERIEVFHPLPTPLLKLQQRIKRAMDPAGILNPGRLYPEL; encoded by the coding sequence GTGACCAATACTGACCTGACCGAAACATTCTGCGAGCAGATTCGCGATGCCGAAGAAAAAGGCACCCCACTGGCCATCACAGGTGGTGGCAGCAAAATGTTTTACGGGCGTCGGCCGGACATCAATGCCATATCACTCGACACGACGAGGCACTGCGGCATCATCAGCTACGAACCCTCCGAACTGGTTATCCAGGCACGCAGCGGTACCCCGTTACGGGACATCGAAACACGGCTGTCTGACAACAACCAGATGCTGGCCTTCGAACCACCACACTTCAGTGAAAACGCTACACTGGGCGGTACCATTGCATGCGGGCTGTCCGGGCCGCGCCGACCGTATCACGGTGCAGCGCGTGACTTCGTGCTGGGCACCCGGGTCATCAATGGCAAAGGTGAACCCCTGCATTTCGGCGGGCAGGTCATGAAAAATGTCGCCGGTTATGATGTTTCCCGCCTGATGGCCGGTTCACTCGGCACGCTGGGCCTGATCGCCGAGGTTTCGCTCAAGGTGCTGCCACGCCCGGCGTGCGAATATACGTTAAAACAGGTGTGCAACCAGGCAGAAGCCCTGCGACGTTTCGCCGACTGGAGTGGTCGCCCGCTGCCCCTGTCCGCAGCCTGCTGGTACGAGGACCACCTGTACCTGCGCCTGTCCGGTAACGAGGACGGCCTGCGCCATGCGCAACACCGGCTCGGCGACAGCCTTCTGGAAAGCCTGCCCGACTGGTGGGACAACCTGCGCGACCACAAGCACCCGTTCTTCAACCGCCCGGACCCGCTGTGGCGACTCTCGGTGCCGCCGGCAACCCCGCCACTGGCCGTCAAAGGTGACTGGTTCATCGACTGGGGCGGCGCACAGCGCTGGCTGTACAGTAACGACAACCCCGAACAAATTCGTCGCCTGGTCACCAGTATTGGTGGCCACGCCACCCTGTTCCGCAACGCAACGGAGCGTATCGAGGTTTTCCATCCACTGCCAACGCCACTGCTGAAACTGCAACAACGCATCAAGCGCGCCATGGATCCTGCCGGTATCCTCAACCCCGGCCGCCTGTATCCTGAACTCTGA
- a CDS encoding alpha-D-glucose phosphate-specific phosphoglucomutase, with amino-acid sequence MNTIVKNTTPFPDQKPGTSGLRKKVNVFQQAGYLENFVQSIFDSLDDFSGKTLVLGGDGRFYNRHAAQVILRMAAANGFGKVLVGRGGLLSTPAASCVIRKHQAFGGIILSASHNPAGPDGDFGIKYNTGNGGPAPEKITDAIYAKSLSISRYRTLDTQDIDLDLIGETRLGDMRVEIIDPVADYTELMQELFDFDRIHALINSGLFNMCFDAMHAITGPYAVEIFEQRLGVTPDALINAEPKEDFGGGHPDPNLVYAKQLVDIMFASNGPDFGAASDGDGDRNMILGHQCFITPSDSLAVLAANAHLTPGYKQGLAGIARSMPTSQAADRVAERLGIEMFETPTGWKFFGNLLDAGRATLCGEESFGSGSSHIREKDGLWAVLFWLNLLAVHKLSVRDIITRHWASFGRNYYSRHDYEGVNADGAGELMEKLRNLTGNLKGKRYGDYEVAFSDDFSYTDPIDHSVSEHQGIRIGFTDGSRMVFRLSGTGTEGATLRVYLERYEGDTAKQLLDAQDALADLIRIADDIAQVRHYTGRDAPTVIT; translated from the coding sequence TTTTTCCGGCAAGACACTGGTACTGGGTGGTGATGGACGTTTTTATAACCGGCACGCCGCACAGGTTATCCTGCGCATGGCAGCCGCCAACGGTTTTGGCAAGGTGCTGGTCGGACGCGGCGGCCTGCTGTCTACCCCGGCGGCGTCCTGTGTGATACGCAAGCACCAGGCCTTTGGCGGCATCATTCTTTCCGCCAGCCACAACCCGGCCGGGCCCGACGGGGACTTCGGCATCAAGTACAACACCGGTAATGGCGGCCCCGCGCCGGAGAAGATCACCGATGCCATCTACGCCAAAAGCCTGTCCATCTCCCGCTACCGGACGCTGGATACCCAGGACATCGACCTGGACCTGATCGGCGAAACCCGCCTCGGTGACATGCGTGTCGAAATTATCGACCCGGTTGCCGACTACACAGAACTGATGCAGGAACTGTTCGACTTCGATCGCATTCATGCCCTGATCAACTCCGGCCTGTTCAACATGTGCTTTGACGCCATGCACGCTATTACCGGACCTTACGCGGTTGAAATTTTCGAGCAACGCCTGGGGGTGACACCCGATGCATTGATTAACGCAGAACCGAAAGAAGATTTTGGCGGCGGACACCCTGACCCTAACCTGGTGTATGCAAAACAACTGGTGGACATCATGTTTGCCAGCAATGGACCGGACTTTGGAGCGGCATCTGACGGTGACGGTGACCGCAACATGATTCTCGGACACCAGTGCTTCATCACCCCCAGCGACAGCCTGGCCGTCCTGGCTGCCAATGCGCACCTGACACCTGGCTATAAACAGGGGCTTGCCGGTATTGCCCGTTCGATGCCGACTTCGCAGGCCGCGGACCGTGTCGCAGAACGGCTCGGCATCGAGATGTTTGAAACCCCGACCGGCTGGAAGTTCTTCGGTAATCTGCTGGATGCCGGACGTGCCACCCTGTGCGGTGAAGAAAGTTTTGGCTCCGGTTCCAGTCACATACGTGAAAAGGATGGCCTGTGGGCGGTGCTGTTCTGGCTCAACCTGCTCGCGGTACACAAGCTGTCGGTGCGTGACATCATTACCCGGCACTGGGCCAGCTTCGGTCGAAACTATTACTCTCGCCATGACTACGAAGGCGTTAATGCCGATGGCGCGGGCGAGTTGATGGAAAAGCTGCGTAACCTCACTGGCAACCTCAAGGGTAAACGCTATGGCGATTACGAAGTCGCATTCAGCGACGACTTTTCCTATACCGACCCCATCGATCATTCTGTCAGCGAACACCAGGGTATCCGTATCGGTTTTACCGATGGTTCGCGTATGGTATTCCGCCTGTCCGGCACCGGTACTGAAGGTGCAACACTGCGTGTCTACCTGGAACGATACGAAGGCGATACCGCCAAACAATTGCTGGACGCACAGGACGCCCTCGCCGACCTGATACGGATCGCCGATGACATTGCACAAGTCCGCCATTACACCGGGCGTGATGCGCCAACGGTCATTACCTGA
- the rsgA gene encoding small ribosomal subunit biogenesis GTPase RsgA — MASRRPKPRASVKTPEMQGQPGVVLAHYGQASLVESASGDIIRCTTRRNLPRTVCGDRVLWASSNPREGTITRILDRKSTLVRPDHNNRPRPVAANIDQIVVVIASKPSFEYGMLDRYLAAAELLDVSPAIVVNKCDLLDAESRERLEQRLSLYRDIGYPLLFTSTQTTDGMKDLYSALKMHTSILVGQSGVGKSSLVQTLLPDLDIRVGNLSQVTGLGRHTTTVAMLYHLQDGGDLIDSPGVRDFTLCHVNPEDLAHGFREFTPFIGQCRFHNCRHLSEPGCAVADAARRGEIHPQRLENYRSLVKAMNASA; from the coding sequence TTGGCCAGTCGTCGACCCAAACCACGCGCATCTGTAAAAACGCCTGAAATGCAGGGCCAGCCTGGCGTGGTACTTGCCCACTACGGGCAGGCCAGCCTGGTGGAATCCGCATCAGGCGATATTATCCGCTGTACCACACGCAGGAATCTGCCGCGTACGGTGTGCGGCGACCGGGTGCTATGGGCCAGCAGCAATCCGCGTGAAGGCACTATCACCCGGATACTGGATCGCAAAAGCACGCTGGTGCGGCCAGACCATAACAACCGGCCTCGTCCGGTCGCTGCCAACATCGACCAGATCGTGGTCGTGATCGCCAGTAAGCCCAGTTTTGAATACGGCATGCTCGATCGCTACCTGGCAGCTGCAGAATTACTTGATGTCTCGCCAGCCATCGTTGTGAACAAGTGCGACCTGCTGGACGCGGAAAGCCGGGAACGACTGGAGCAGCGTCTGTCGTTATACCGTGATATTGGTTACCCCCTGCTTTTTACCAGTACGCAGACCACAGACGGGATGAAAGACCTGTACTCGGCGCTGAAAATGCATACGAGCATCCTGGTAGGCCAGTCAGGGGTAGGAAAATCGTCACTGGTGCAAACGTTACTGCCCGACCTCGATATACGCGTTGGTAATCTTTCCCAGGTAACGGGGCTTGGCCGTCACACCACCACGGTAGCGATGCTCTATCATCTGCAGGATGGGGGTGACCTGATCGACTCCCCGGGGGTACGGGATTTCACCCTGTGCCATGTCAATCCGGAAGACCTGGCGCACGGGTTCCGTGAGTTCACCCCCTTCATTGGTCAATGCCGCTTTCACAACTGCCGGCACCTCAGCGAACCAGGCTGCGCTGTGGCCGATGCAGCGCGGCGT
- the orn gene encoding oligoribonuclease, with product MSDRKTNLIWIDLEMTGLDTFNDRIIEIATIVTDSQLEILAEGPMLAVHQPDEIMGAMDEWNTNQHGKSGLTQRVKDSALSVQDVERMTLEFLQQHVDKGASPMCGNSICQDRRFMARLMPELEAFFHYRNLDVSTLKELGKRWAPEVTAGFKKDSAHLAMDDTRDSINELRYYREHLFRSFD from the coding sequence ATGTCAGACAGAAAAACCAATCTCATCTGGATCGACCTGGAAATGACCGGGCTGGACACTTTTAATGACCGGATCATCGAAATCGCCACCATCGTAACCGATTCACAGCTGGAAATACTCGCCGAAGGCCCCATGCTGGCGGTGCACCAGCCGGATGAGATCATGGGTGCCATGGATGAATGGAATACCAACCAGCACGGCAAATCCGGCCTCACACAGCGTGTCAAGGACAGTGCCCTGAGCGTGCAGGATGTCGAGCGCATGACCCTGGAGTTTCTGCAACAGCACGTCGACAAGGGCGCTTCACCGATGTGTGGCAATTCTATCTGTCAGGATCGTCGCTTTATGGCGCGGTTGATGCCGGAACTGGAAGCCTTCTTCCATTACCGTAACCTGGATGTCAGTACGCTCAAGGAACTGGGCAAGCGCTGGGCGCCCGAGGTGACGGCCGGGTTCAAAAAAGACTCTGCACATCTGGCGATGGATGATACCCGTGATTCCATCAATGAACTCAGGTATTACCGGGAGCACCTGTTCCGGAGTTTTGACTGA
- a CDS encoding c-type cytochrome has product MKIILTAGIVLALASGIAWADIDNGKKLHDKQCTECHDTSVYTRPDRFVTSREALMKQVNRCELNVGAQWFKEDIDDVVQYLDETFYKFK; this is encoded by the coding sequence ATGAAGATTATTCTGACAGCAGGAATTGTTCTGGCACTGGCCAGCGGTATCGCATGGGCGGATATCGACAACGGCAAGAAACTGCACGATAAGCAATGCACGGAATGCCACGACACCAGTGTCTATACCCGGCCAGACCGGTTTGTCACCAGCCGCGAAGCACTGATGAAACAGGTCAACCGCTGCGAGCTGAATGTTGGAGCACAGTGGTTCAAGGAAGACATTGACGATGTGGTGCAATACCTGGACGAAACCTTCTACAAGTTCAAGTAG
- a CDS encoding 4a-hydroxytetrahydrobiopterin dehydratase — MTQALEERHCQRETRRLENDEAAALMAQINTDWSMSDDGLAIRRSFRFDNYYRTVAFVNAVAWVVHREDHHPDLEVGYNRCMVSFTTHSVAGLSENDFICAARIDALNPDN; from the coding sequence GTGACACAGGCACTGGAAGAGAGGCACTGCCAGCGTGAAACCCGAAGGCTTGAAAACGATGAGGCCGCCGCGCTCATGGCGCAGATCAACACTGATTGGTCGATGAGCGATGACGGCCTTGCAATCCGGCGCAGCTTTCGCTTCGACAACTATTACCGGACGGTTGCTTTCGTCAATGCCGTGGCCTGGGTAGTGCACCGTGAAGATCACCACCCGGACCTTGAAGTCGGCTACAACCGTTGCATGGTCAGCTTCACTACACATTCAGTAGCGGGGTTGTCCGAAAATGACTTCATTTGTGCTGCCCGTATCGATGCACTGAACCCCGACAACTGA
- the glcF gene encoding glycolate oxidase subunit GlcF, protein MQTRLSPTLLATPLGKTADQVIRSCVHCGFCNATCPTYQLLGDELDGPRGRIYQIKQVLEGAPATATLQQHLDRCLTCRACETTCPSGVEYHKLLDIGRERVEQQVPRPLPQRLQRRLIQFMFSETARIRPLLSLGRLVRPLLPRSLKKRIPPRHKLPHFTPGQHERTMLLLDGCVQPAAAPHINALAIRLFDRLGIDLSIPSGSGCCGALHFHLGDTERARQSARRNIDAWWPAIELGAEAIVSTATGCTPMLKEYAQLLADDPDYAQRAARMVDMTRDLSEVVRDENPDALGPVKGRRIAFHSPCSLQHAQQLDGIVEDILTRAGYTLTPVRDKHLCCGSAGTYSILQPKLSKQLARNKIDALQEKQPELIATANIGCLLQLQAGADKEVVHWVELLADLAPE, encoded by the coding sequence ATGCAGACGCGACTCAGCCCGACACTACTTGCAACGCCTCTCGGTAAAACCGCCGACCAGGTGATCCGAAGTTGCGTGCATTGCGGTTTCTGCAACGCCACCTGCCCGACCTACCAACTGCTTGGTGACGAACTCGATGGCCCGCGCGGCCGCATCTACCAGATCAAGCAGGTCCTGGAAGGCGCACCCGCCACTGCCACCCTGCAGCAACACCTGGACCGTTGCCTGACCTGCCGCGCCTGTGAAACCACCTGCCCGTCCGGGGTCGAATACCACAAGCTGCTCGACATAGGCCGTGAACGGGTAGAACAACAGGTGCCTCGCCCGCTGCCTCAACGCCTGCAGCGCCGGCTGATCCAGTTTATGTTTTCCGAAACCGCACGCATCAGACCCTTGCTGTCGCTGGGTCGGCTGGTACGCCCCCTGCTGCCACGCTCACTGAAAAAACGCATCCCGCCACGACATAAACTGCCGCACTTCACGCCAGGCCAGCACGAGCGAACCATGCTGCTGCTGGATGGCTGTGTACAACCCGCCGCCGCACCTCATATCAATGCCCTGGCCATCCGGCTGTTTGACCGACTGGGAATCGATCTCAGCATTCCATCCGGCAGTGGTTGTTGCGGCGCACTGCACTTCCACCTTGGCGACACAGAACGTGCGCGGCAAAGTGCACGCCGGAATATCGATGCCTGGTGGCCGGCCATCGAACTGGGTGCCGAGGCGATTGTCAGCACGGCAACCGGGTGCACGCCCATGTTAAAGGAATACGCGCAGTTACTCGCCGATGACCCGGACTATGCACAACGCGCCGCACGCATGGTCGACATGACCCGGGATCTCAGCGAGGTTGTTCGTGATGAGAATCCAGATGCCCTCGGCCCGGTGAAAGGTCGTCGTATCGCCTTTCATTCACCCTGCTCACTGCAACACGCCCAACAACTGGATGGTATTGTCGAAGACATCCTGACCCGGGCCGGTTACACCCTGACTCCCGTGCGCGACAAACACCTGTGCTGTGGCTCCGCGGGCACCTACTCTATCCTGCAACCGAAACTGTCAAAGCAGCTCGCACGCAATAAAATCGATGCGCTGCAGGAAAAACAGCCGGAACTCATTGCCACTGCAAATATCGGGTGTCTGCTGCAACTGCAAGCTGGCGCGGATAAAGAGGTCGTACACTGGGTTGAGTTACTGGCTGACCTGGCTCCTGAATAA
- a CDS encoding FAD-linked oxidase C-terminal domain-containing protein → MDRNTFIAGLSDLPARCILKDEAELRPYECDGLSAYRRLPWLVLLPETIEQVQFILAYCHTHNVPVVARGAGTGLSGGALPLDNGVLLGLAKFSRIIDIDLPNRLARVQPGVRNLAITQAVAEHGLYYAPDPSSQIACSIGGNVAENAGGVHCLKYGLTVHNIAELKLITIEGELLTIGSPSLDSAGYDLLALLTGSEGLLGVIVEVTVRLLPAPEQAQVVLAAFDSVAAAGQAVADIISQGILPAGLELMDTLAVRAAEDFVHAGYPTDAAAILLCELDGEQHEVEVQIDKVTQLLQASGANEVRRARDEAERLRFWAGRKAAFPAVGRLSPDYYCMDGTIPRKHLGQVLSTIAQWSKAYGLPVANVFHAGDGNLHPLILYDANKPGELERTEEFGARILELCIAVGGTITGEHGVGMEKIDQMCVQFNEAELQQFHAIKQAFDANGLLNPGKAVPTLARCAEFGSMHVHHGELPFPELERF, encoded by the coding sequence ATGGATCGCAATACATTCATCGCCGGACTATCTGACCTGCCGGCCCGCTGCATCCTGAAGGATGAAGCCGAACTGCGCCCCTACGAATGTGACGGACTGTCCGCCTACCGGCGTCTGCCGTGGCTGGTGTTACTCCCGGAAACAATCGAGCAGGTGCAATTCATTCTGGCTTATTGTCATACACATAATGTCCCGGTCGTGGCACGCGGCGCCGGTACCGGCCTGAGTGGTGGTGCACTGCCACTGGACAACGGTGTACTGCTGGGCCTGGCAAAGTTCAGCCGGATTATCGATATCGACCTGCCCAACCGGCTGGCACGTGTTCAACCCGGCGTACGCAACCTGGCGATCACACAGGCCGTTGCAGAACACGGGCTGTATTACGCGCCAGACCCGTCGTCACAGATCGCCTGTTCCATCGGCGGTAACGTCGCCGAGAATGCCGGCGGTGTGCACTGCCTCAAATACGGCCTGACCGTGCATAACATTGCCGAACTGAAGCTGATCACTATCGAAGGCGAATTACTCACCATCGGCAGCCCTTCGCTGGACAGCGCCGGCTACGACCTGCTCGCCCTGCTGACCGGCTCAGAAGGACTGCTTGGTGTCATCGTTGAAGTTACTGTGCGATTACTGCCCGCACCGGAACAGGCACAGGTTGTACTGGCAGCTTTCGATTCAGTCGCGGCCGCTGGTCAGGCAGTGGCCGATATTATTTCACAGGGCATATTACCTGCCGGGCTGGAACTGATGGATACACTGGCAGTACGCGCCGCCGAAGACTTTGTTCATGCCGGCTATCCGACCGATGCCGCAGCCATACTGCTTTGTGAACTCGATGGCGAACAGCACGAAGTCGAGGTACAGATCGATAAAGTCACGCAACTGCTGCAGGCAAGTGGCGCAAACGAAGTCCGCCGTGCACGCGATGAGGCCGAACGCCTGCGCTTCTGGGCCGGTCGCAAGGCGGCTTTCCCGGCTGTCGGCCGACTGTCACCGGATTACTACTGCATGGATGGTACCATTCCACGCAAGCATCTCGGCCAGGTACTGTCCACCATTGCGCAGTGGTCGAAAGCATACGGTTTGCCCGTAGCCAATGTATTCCATGCCGGCGATGGCAACCTGCATCCGCTGATACTCTACGATGCCAATAAACCCGGTGAACTGGAACGCACCGAGGAATTTGGTGCGCGCATACTCGAACTCTGTATCGCCGTGGGCGGCACCATCACCGGTGAACACGGCGTGGGTATGGAAAAGATCGACCAGATGTGTGTACAGTTCAACGAGGCCGAGCTGCAACAGTTCCATGCCATCAAACAGGCCTTCGATGCCAATGGCCTGCTCAACCCCGGTAAAGCGGTTCCCACACTGGCGCGCTGCGCCGAGTTTGGCAGCATGCATGTACATCATGGTGAACTCCCCTTCCCCGAACTGGAACGTTTCTGA
- a CDS encoding sulfurtransferase: MTEPLLPLITEPEQLEAALGGDKLVVVHISKPVRYAEFHVPGAIYMQGSQFVRVEKPVMGLLPHLNDLQQLLEASGVSPDTHVVAYDDEGGGWASRLLWTLDCIGHKHFSLLNGGLVSWISEGFPASRDNVQPGTGHYPVFYQDGPVADAEYILGRLGDADFVPLDSRTPQEFNGEKKLAARGGHIPGAQLLNWVDTMDQSRNLRFKPEAELRTMLETRGITPDKEVLCYCQSHHRSSHACIMLKSLGYPHVKGYPGAWSDWGNRPDTPVD, encoded by the coding sequence ATGACCGAACCTCTCCTGCCCCTCATTACTGAACCCGAACAACTCGAAGCCGCCCTCGGTGGCGATAAACTGGTGGTGGTGCATATTTCCAAACCGGTACGCTATGCCGAGTTTCATGTACCGGGCGCCATCTACATGCAGGGCTCACAGTTCGTGCGTGTGGAAAAACCCGTCATGGGCCTGTTGCCGCACCTGAATGATCTTCAGCAACTGCTGGAAGCCAGCGGTGTCAGTCCTGACACCCACGTAGTGGCTTATGATGACGAAGGCGGCGGCTGGGCCAGCCGCCTGCTGTGGACACTGGACTGCATTGGCCACAAGCACTTCTCACTGCTGAATGGCGGACTGGTGAGCTGGATCAGCGAAGGCTTCCCGGCAAGTCGTGACAATGTTCAACCCGGTACGGGCCATTACCCGGTGTTTTACCAGGACGGGCCGGTGGCAGACGCCGAGTATATCCTCGGTCGCCTCGGTGACGCAGACTTCGTTCCACTGGACAGCCGTACACCACAGGAATTCAACGGTGAGAAAAAGCTGGCCGCGCGTGGTGGTCATATACCCGGCGCACAATTGCTGAACTGGGTAGACACCATGGACCAGAGTCGTAACCTGCGCTTCAAACCGGAAGCCGAACTACGCACCATGCTCGAAACACGTGGCATTACACCTGACAAGGAAGTGTTGTGCTATTGCCAGTCACACCATCGTTCATCGCATGCCTGCATCATGCTCAAATCGCTGGGCTACCCACACGTGAAAGGCTACCCTGGCGCCTGGTCTGACTGGGGAAACCGACCTGATACGCCGGTCGATTAA
- a CDS encoding M48 family metallopeptidase, with protein sequence MNTFSWIFVIALALSLGVKLWLAQRQIRAVSLNRNRVPDAFADKIPLDAHKKAADYTLANTRLGRLELLWSNLLLLGWTLGGGLQWLSDLWQGFGWQPVPTGVALMISAFMIMAVLDLPFSLYHTFVLEERFGFNKTTLGTWLGDMLKQTLLMLALGVPLAWAALWLMQESGSLWWLWLWLLWTGFSLLMLWAYPAVIAPLFNKFTLLDDDKLQQRIQSLLDRCGFKSKGIYVMDGSRRSGHGNAYFTGMGQNKRIVFFDTLLETLDADEIEAVLAHELGHFKRKHVQKRIFTMMLMSLAGLALLGWLSQQPWFYQGLGVQTQSNALALLLFMMVSPVFTIFLQPLSSWFSRKHEFEADDYAAQQASASDLIHALVKMYKENASTLTPDPLYSAFYDSHPPAPVRVAHLSGKTR encoded by the coding sequence ATGAATACATTCAGCTGGATTTTTGTTATTGCCCTCGCCCTTTCACTGGGCGTAAAACTATGGCTTGCTCAACGCCAGATTCGCGCCGTCAGCCTCAATCGCAACAGGGTGCCGGATGCCTTTGCCGACAAGATTCCGCTCGATGCCCACAAGAAAGCAGCCGACTACACGCTGGCCAACACCCGCCTTGGCCGCCTTGAGTTACTCTGGAGCAACCTGCTGTTACTTGGCTGGACACTGGGTGGGGGACTGCAATGGCTAAGTGACCTGTGGCAGGGTTTTGGCTGGCAACCGGTTCCGACCGGGGTGGCACTGATGATCAGTGCATTCATGATTATGGCTGTGCTGGATCTGCCGTTCTCGCTTTACCACACCTTTGTGCTTGAAGAGCGCTTCGGCTTCAACAAGACCACCTTAGGCACCTGGCTTGGAGACATGTTGAAGCAAACACTGCTCATGCTGGCTCTCGGTGTCCCGCTGGCCTGGGCTGCACTGTGGCTGATGCAGGAATCCGGCAGCCTGTGGTGGCTTTGGTTGTGGTTGTTGTGGACAGGCTTCAGCCTGTTGATGCTATGGGCCTACCCCGCAGTAATCGCACCGCTGTTCAACAAGTTCACCCTGCTCGACGACGACAAATTGCAACAACGCATCCAGTCCCTGCTCGACCGTTGCGGATTCAAAAGCAAGGGGATCTACGTTATGGATGGCTCGCGCCGCTCCGGTCACGGCAATGCCTATTTCACCGGAATGGGCCAGAACAAGCGTATTGTATTCTTCGATACACTGCTTGAAACGCTTGATGCTGATGAAATCGAAGCCGTGCTGGCCCACGAACTGGGGCACTTCAAACGCAAGCATGTACAAAAACGCATTTTTACCATGATGTTGATGAGCCTGGCGGGACTCGCGCTGCTGGGCTGGCTGAGTCAGCAACCCTGGTTCTACCAGGGACTGGGCGTACAGACCCAATCAAACGCGCTGGCGCTTCTGTTATTCATGATGGTGTCACCGGTGTTCACAATCTTTCTGCAACCCCTGTCGTCCTGGTTCTCGCGCAAGCATGAGTTCGAGGCAGACGATTACGCTGCACAACAGGCCAGCGCCAGTGACCTGATTCACGCGCTGGTTAAAATGTACAAGGAAAATGCCAGCACCCTCACGCCGGATCCCTTGTATTCGGCATTCTACGACTCACATCCACCGGCACCGGTGCGTGTCGCGCACCTGTCCGGAAAAACGCGATAA